The following coding sequences lie in one Arachis ipaensis cultivar K30076 chromosome B03, Araip1.1, whole genome shotgun sequence genomic window:
- the LOC107633171 gene encoding uncharacterized protein LOC107633171 gives MLGELCKESKDMQDFKEEVRSNMQNQDAAIKKLEVQIGYLSKQVPSHNPYNATKTNSREECKAITLRSRKELKETSRKTQGREVDESLSDKEEAQTPASNSPEEKEVLRPYVPKASYPQRLKKNEKDNQFSRFLEVFNRLQINIPFAKVLEQMPLYAKFLKELMTKKRSWRNDKTVVLTKECSAIIQHKLPQKLKDPRSFQILLEDLLVKVGDFIFPADFVVLDMKEETKASIILGRPFLATAGAIIDVQKGELESLGECIRLDAVEALVQETLEEEGLEEVPDEEPLSTNEAASIQLTEVPIPSTSEEKGEGNEAPKLELKALPPPSNSPWVSPVQVVPKKRGITVVSNERNELIPTRNVTGWRMCIDYRKLNEATRNDYFPLPFMDQMLERLAGHAYYCFLDGYSGYNQIVVDPKDQKKTSFTCPYGVFAYRRMPFGCTEVSTCQTRVETKIDKVDTTASGVQY, from the exons ATGCTTGGAGAACTTTGCAAGGAGTCTAAAGACATGCAAGATTTCAAGGAGGAGGTGAGATCCAATATGcaaaatcaagatgctgccatcaagaaacttgaagTACAGATTGGATACCTGTCCAAGCAAGTCCCTAGCCATAATCCCTATAATGCCACCAAGACAAACTCAagggaggaatgcaaggctatcacacTCAGGAGTAGGAAGGAACTGAAAGAGACCTCAAGGAAAACTCAAGGGAGGGAAGTAGATGAAAGCCTAAGTGACAAGGAAGAAGCACAAACACCTGCTTCCAATTCACCAGAAGAAAAAGAAGTCCTGAGGCCATATGTTCCAAAAGCTTCTTACCCTCAGCGATTAAAGAAGAATGAAAAGGACAACCAGTTCTCCAGATTCTTGGAAGTTTTCAATAGACTCCAAATTAATATCCCTTTTGCAAAAgtattagaacaaatgccactctatgccaagtttttgaaggagttaATGACCAAGAAGAGGAGCTGGAGAAATGATAAAactgtggtgttaaccaaggagtgtagtgctatcattcaacaCAAGCTACCCCAAAAACTGAAGGACCCTAGGAGCTTCCAAATCCTCT TGGAAGATTTGTTGGTGAAGGTGGGAGActtcatcttcccagcagactttgtggtgttggatatgAAAGAAGAAACCAAGGCTTCAATCAttctgggaagaccattcctagcaacagCTGGAGCTATCAtcgatgtccaaaaaggggaactG GAATCATTGGGAGAATGTATAAGGTTGGATGCAGTGGAGGCTTTGGTACAAGAAACTCTTGAAGAAGAAGGACTTGAGGAAGTGCCTGACGAAGAACCTCTATCAACCAATGAAGCTGCATCAATCCAACTAACTGAAGTACCCATTCCAAGCACATCAGAGGAAAAAGGGGAAGGGAATGAAGCCCCAAAACTTGAACTGAAAGCACTCCCCCCACCCTCAA AtagcccatgggtgagccctgtccaagtggTCCCCAAGAAAAGAGGCATCACTGTGGTGTCTAATGAAAGGAATGAACTCATCCCTACAAGAAatgtcacaggatggagaatgtgtattgattacagaaagCTCAATGAGGCCACTAGAAATGACTATTTTCCACTAcccttcatggaccagatgctggaGAGGCTTGCAGGGCATGCATACTACTGCTtcctggatggctactcaggctacaaCCAGATTGTAGTTGACCCAAAGGACCAGAAGAAAACATctttcacttgcccatatggggTCTTTGCTTATAGACGCATGCCCTTTGGAtg cactgaAGTATCTACTTGCCAAACAAGAGTCGAAACCAAGATTGATAAGGTGGATACTACTGCTTCAGGAGTTCAATATTGA